The following coding sequences lie in one Bifidobacterium sp. ESL0690 genomic window:
- a CDS encoding thiolase family protein, which produces MSGAQVRDDDVVIAASWRTGTGKFRGALSGMSAVDMATDLAKRGLQRSGLSAEIFDQVILGNVLTTGSKQNVARQVQLGAGMPITGTAMTINQVCGSGLKAIRLAQSAIAMGDANVVLAGGTESMSNATAFARRTGKNEFDFDHWRDTLHHDALNDAFGDYAMGVTAENLAKRFGVRREALDRYAVDSQRKADAAWNAGYFDDEVLPVGGLERDETMRPGTSMEGLSKLKPVYESEGIVTAGNTSPLSDGAALIVVTTAGKARELGLKAQAVIRGYAEVGYRPDQMGYATIPAIRKVLERCRQKVADIDLYEVNEAFATQAWLTREQLGIDPARYNISGGALALGHALGASGARILTTLVHNLRRTGKALGVAALCVGGGQGVAMEVESIR; this is translated from the coding sequence ATGAGCGGGGCGCAGGTTCGTGACGACGATGTGGTCATCGCCGCTTCGTGGCGTACCGGAACCGGGAAGTTCCGTGGTGCGTTGAGCGGCATGAGCGCTGTGGATATGGCGACCGACTTGGCCAAACGGGGATTGCAGCGTTCCGGCTTGTCTGCCGAAATCTTCGACCAGGTGATTCTGGGCAATGTGCTCACTACTGGCTCCAAACAGAACGTTGCGCGGCAGGTTCAGCTTGGCGCGGGCATGCCGATTACCGGCACGGCCATGACGATCAACCAGGTTTGCGGCTCCGGGCTCAAGGCCATTCGCTTGGCCCAAAGTGCCATTGCGATGGGCGACGCGAACGTGGTCTTGGCCGGAGGTACCGAAAGCATGTCGAATGCGACAGCCTTCGCGCGACGTACCGGAAAAAACGAGTTCGATTTTGATCATTGGCGCGACACCTTGCATCACGACGCGCTCAACGATGCATTCGGTGATTACGCCATGGGGGTTACCGCCGAAAACCTTGCCAAGCGTTTCGGTGTGAGGCGTGAGGCTTTGGACCGGTATGCGGTCGATTCGCAACGCAAGGCCGATGCGGCTTGGAATGCGGGCTATTTCGATGACGAAGTGCTGCCGGTCGGCGGGCTCGAGCGCGACGAGACGATGCGGCCGGGAACGAGCATGGAAGGACTTTCCAAACTCAAGCCCGTCTACGAATCCGAAGGTATAGTCACCGCAGGTAATACATCTCCGTTGAGTGACGGAGCCGCCCTGATAGTGGTCACCACGGCTGGAAAAGCGCGCGAACTTGGCCTTAAGGCGCAGGCGGTGATTCGCGGGTACGCCGAGGTTGGATATCGGCCCGACCAGATGGGTTACGCCACGATTCCTGCCATCAGGAAAGTTCTGGAACGCTGCCGGCAGAAGGTCGCCGACATTGATCTGTACGAAGTCAACGAGGCGTTTGCCACCCAGGCGTGGCTGACCCGCGAGCAGCTGGGCATCGACCCGGCCCGATACAACATTTCCGGCGGGGCGCTCGCGCTCGGGCACGCGCTGGGGGCGTCAGGCGCGAGAATATTGACTACGCTCGTTCATAACCTGCGCCGAACGGGCAAGGCGCTCGGCGTCGCGGCACTGTGCGTCGGCGGCGGGCAGGGTGTGGCCATGGAAGTGGAGAGCATACGATGA